The genomic interval GATGTGTCAGTCTAAATTTCTAAAGATACTTCCAAATGGGTTTTGAAGCTATATCATCTCTGATTGAGGACCACAGGCCTACTCTCATAAGAGCTATAAAAATCTCATGTGGTTCCACTTAAAACCCATCCATTACTCAGTTTGTAACTTGGGGCAGGTGGTTTAAACCTTGAGTCCCATTTCTGAAAATTTAGAATCAGGTTCCTAATAGTACTGACAACGAGAATGGGCTTTTACAAACATTAAGTAAGAGACTCCCTATGTTTTAGCCAGCTTATTCACCACTGTGACCCAAAGGCTGGACAAGAACAATTtgggaggaaaatttattttggggattGTGGGTGACCACCCTTGCACGTGACTGGGTTTGCTCCCCAGCTGCGTGTGAAGCGCTCAGTCACTTttaatgtggcagagctttccccacccttcttggttTCCAGAGCTTGTCCGTGTCTCACTACTGCCTCAAAGATCCAATCATCACACCTGACCTTGCCAGACTGACCCCTTGActttcattggatgggattttccccagaattctttgttccccaataaaagccatCTCCCTAGTGGGCTCGCTCTCTCtagctagcctcttcagtaaaacTTCACTGCCCCCTGGGGAGCTTGGGACTGAGGGTTCTAGGAGCCTTCCCcaagctggtttaaaggtaaaattgtgtctgtgtctttaacTGAAACTCCCTGAGGATTTTCCCTCATGATAAACTGTTCCTACCATCTGTGCTGGCTGCAGACTAAATGTGGCTCCCTTGAATGTGGGGCACGTAGGTTAAATCCTAGGTTGAGGGGAGAAGCGTGCTATATGACTTTAGTGGAGAGGGACAATTGTTGTAGAGTCAAGGAGGTATCAGACAGTTTGAAGCCAaggacattattattattgggaAATTCAGCTTCAACAGATAAGGACATGTTATTAACTATTTTGGAGACTgtaattaatcaaaagggaaaacaGGTCCAAAGGACCCAGCTAGCACAATTCTTAAACACGGTTGGTGAGTTTTGTCCATGGTTTTGCAATCAAGATTTACGGGATTTGTACTTGGGAGAGATTAGGAAGAAAAttacatagaaagaaagaaacaatttcaGAATTTATCCGTTTGTGTTCAGATATTGGACCAACTCAATTACAAGATTTTACCCTTGCAGTTGCcttaaaacaaacatttcaacTGCAGCTGGTATGCCAATCCCGTGGGCGGTGTTTTAATTGTGGGAGAAATGCATGAGTGAGACTGCAACATCCTGAGACTTAAGGCTAGGGTTCTTCCTGCTTCGCATCAGTGCTATTATAGGGCGAGAGGCCACGTGACAGACTCCATCTGGTCTAAGAAGTCAAAAAACTTCCCATCAGCCCCTCCCCCGGGCCGATAAAACAGGGGAAATGAGAGAGGTTTCAGGGCCTGATGTCATCACAGCTGGCCATGGCCAGCTGCCATATTTACTGGTGCAACCAGCCCAGAGAATCCTTCTGTGACCAGCCATGGTGACTGATTTAACACCTGAAAAGGGTCCACAACAAATTCCTACTGGAGATTTTGGGCCGCTTCTTACAGGAAATATAGGGTTGATTTGGGGATGTAGCAATTTAAAACAGGCAACTGAGGTACTACCAGGAATCGTGGATACTTATTTTAGGGTTGAGTAACAGTTACTGTAAAATCAGATTATGCCATCTGGCTTTCTATTGAGAATACAATAGCCCAATTGATTCTTTTGCCTTGTAAATCTGCCAATTGTCTGGATAAAACCTCAGCTCCCAAACCAGCAGACAGTGTACTGGGTTCAATTAGTGCATCAGGAGTGCCCCCTACGGGAActgaaaattaatcataaaaaattcaaaaggagtGACTGACACTGATGCCAACAGATCAGCCCTGTCTCGCCAATTCTGGCCAAGGAACTGGCCTTTACATACAGCACCTGCCAATTTAGAAGGAATGGGACAGatttcacagcctgctcaaagtgcccCATATCTTCACTGGAAAGACCAAGATGGAAATAGTGAAGTTTTTAAGCCATATGTGTTTACTTTACTAGTAAATTTATGGGGAAGGGATGTACTAAGCAAATTGGGGTTATTATTGATAACTCCAAATGCTATAAGGTCATTTGAGGAATTTAATCAAGGGTTTATTCCTAGGAATAGTGAAAGAAATCTACAGAATGAATATCTGTTTGAAACCAGACTCTTTGACAGAGATTAATAAATGCTCCAGATCAAAATTTTTATTAGGGGCCCTGAGTGTCTCCCTGATCcaaaagacagcagaaaagatCACTTGGCTCACAGaagagcctatatggatttctcagtggccttCATACGTTGGTTGAGGAACAACTTCAATCTAGTCATACAGAATCAAcacttagtccttggaacacccccacttttgttattaagaaaaaaatcaggtagTTGGAGGTTAttacaggatttaagggcaataaatcatgcaattcagcctatgggatcattacagtCTGGACTTCCTTCCCCCACAGCAATTCCTTTGGATTATAGATTAATTTTAATAGCCCTGAAAGACTgcttcttttcaataaaattacaTCCTGAGGattgtgaaaaattatttgctttcagTGTCCTAGCAGTTAATTTTAAAGAGCCAGTTAAGAGATATTGCTTGAAGGTTTTTCCTCAGGGAATGCATAATAGTCCAACTTTATGTCAAAAATTTGTGGTTCAGGCAAAAACAcctgtaagaaataattttcctgatgcatatattattcatttcatgTATGACATATTATTAGCTCATGGTAATCCAGAAGTACTTTCAGAATTTTTACCCAATTAGAGACTTtacttacagcaatgggtttgtgCATTGTGCCTCAAAAGATGCAAAAGATGATTCCTTTTCAATATTTGGTCCATGTAATTGAAGGACGTACAATTCGTCCTTAAAACTTACAGATAAGGAGTTACATACCctcaatgattttcaaaaattattaggagatattaattggctaagaCCATCTTTAAAGATAACTActtctgatttaagtcctttattcCAGATATTACAAGGAGATCCTTCTCCAACTTATCATCAGCTAACAATAGAGGCTAGAGCAGCTTAGAGAAAAGTGGAAATTGCAATTAAGAATGCAGAGCTTACTAGAATTAATACTCAAGAGCtggtatatttattaatattcccAACCAGATATAATAGAGGAAAAGCAGTGCTGATatttcatcagccctcttttgtcttattgccagctaatatttcagagccatggcacgctgatgctggttttcaagtTTTACAACAAATACATGCCCAGCTAGTGAGACCTAAAAGTGCCATTGGAATTATAATAGTGGGAGTTGTTGCCTTGGTTTCCTTTATTGCCTCAATAGTCACAGCTTCGGTggctttatctcaaaatatttaacatgcaaattttcttaataatttggctcagaatacttccaaggctcttcaCAATCAAATAAATACTGATGAAAGAATTTAGACTAAGTTAAAAGCCTTAGAGGCAACTGTCATAAATATAGGTAATGAGCTTCTggctttaaagtttaaaaaaagacttaattGCCTTGCAAGTTATAAATACGTGTGTTACAGCCACCAAGTACAATACCTCCCTGTGGggttgggagaaggttaaaaaccatttattgggTATTTTGCAAAATACTAAGAacagcttggatcttttggagctCCATCATCATATTCAAGATAGGCAAATAATAGGGCTGATTTTTTGGATCCTTCTTCCTTagctaatcaaatattaaaagaattaaatggcTTTAACCCCAGAAACATTCTTAAACACTCTGCCTGGCATATTTTTGCATTGTTCTCTTTGCtattaattctcttttgtgttgtaattatagCATGTGAGTCTTCAAAGCAAAATTCAGGGGCTAGAGAGAGTAAATCATCACCtgcttttcaaagaaagaagagggactATGTGGGAGACTATCCTTGCATGTGACTGAGTTTCCTCCCTGGCTCTGtgtgaggcactcagtcacaTTTAATGTAGAAGAGCTTTCCCCGCCCGTCTTGGGTTTGAGATCTTGTCCGTATGGAGGCGTGTCTTATCACTGCCCCAAAGATCCAATCATTGCACATGACCTTGCCACACTGTCCCCCTTGActttcattggatgggattttccccagaattctttgttccccaataaaagccctctTCTTAGCATGCACTCTCTCTATCTCtcactagcctcttcagtaaaacCTCactgccacccccccccccaacagggagcttgaggctgagggttggagaagccatcctggagctggtttaaaagtaaaatggtgtctgtgtctttaatttaaactccCTAAGGATTTTCCCGTGTGACCAAACCGTTCACACCATGTGCTCTGACCCAGGATTAAAGGGTCTCACAGTTTCAAAGATCTCTATGGATGGCCAACTTCACCCTTTGGgtccccaggtgaggcagaacatcatgatgggtTAGTGTGATGTAGAAAGTGTGATgtaaatggatttccagttttcccagcaccatttgttgaagatgctatccttcctccattgcatgcttttagctagcagtcagagaaatgcaaatcaaaaccaccctaagataccatctcactccagtaagactggcagccattaggaagtcaaacaacaataagtgctggagaggatgcggggaaaagggcactcttgttcattgctggtgggactgcaaattggtgcagccaatttggaaagcagtatggagatttctcggaaagctgggaatggaaccaccatttgacccagctattccccttctcggtctattccctaaagccctaacaagagcatgctacagggacactgctacatcgatgttcatagcagctcaattcacgatagcaagactgtggaaccagcctagatgcccttcaatagatgaatggataaaaaaaatgtggcatttatacactatggagtattactctgcattaaaaaatgacaaaatcatagaatttggagggaaatggatggcattagagcagattatgctaagtgaagctagtcaatctttaaaaaacaaataccaaatgactcctttgatataaggggagtaaacaaggacagggtagggacgaagagcttgagaagaatatttacatttaacagggatgagaggtgggagggaaagggagtgagaagggaaattgcatggaaatggaaggcgatcctcagggttatacaaaatgtcttataagaggaaaggaggggtaagacaagagaatacaaatggaagaaatgatttacagtagaaggggtagagagagaaaaggggaggggaggggaggggaggggaggggaggggggatagtagacaataggacagacagcagaatacatcagacactagaaaggcaatatgtcaatcaatggaagggtaactgatgtgatacagcaatttgtatacggggtaaaagcgggagttcataatccacttgaatcaaactgtgtaatatgatgtattaagaactatgtaatgttatgaacgaccaataaaaaaaaagaaagtgtgatGTAGAAAGTGTGATGTAGAAAGTGGCTCTGGGCAGGAtgattggagagagagagagagagagagagagagagagagagagagagagagagagagagagagctagctCTTCACTcaataaagatgaaatatatatcccaaaggtgCCCTTCCAAGaccccacctcctccaatcaCTCCCACTCTCACCACCTGCAGTCATCTCCCAGATAGTCCCTATCAGGGTATTAATCACTGATTGGATTAGTGCTCTTAGAAccctatcatttcacctctaaaactcCTTGCTTTAtcttatacatgagcttttgggaatcACTTATATCTGAGTAGTAACACCTTCTAAGTCATTAATCTCTACAAGGTGCATAAAAAGATCCAAATATAACTCTCATAATTACCAAATACTTTataagtgaagaaataaatggcAGCCCTGACTTTATCTTAGTTTTACAAGCATTAACCTCTTAAGATTTTGTCAAAAGCACCACAAAGCCAAGGAATGTCACACCTACAGTCTCATATCACAGGAACATAATTCTCCCGTgttgaagagaaaaatcacaattttttttgaggatatcaGGGGCTGTGTCCCTTAAATTGAATCACTGCTTTGGTGGTTTAAAGGATGTAGTGAAgatggtttctttcattttacgCTTTGGAGAAAATGTCAACTCAGGGTTGGGAAGAGGTGTTAGGAGATCAGATCTCTGGAAACCAAGAGTTCATTGAGGAGCAATGAAGGCTGGATTCACCTGGTCTCTTGAGGACagaatctgcaaaaaaaaattttcttctgtgCAGAGTAGTGTCCCCCAGGGACATGATGTGCTCAGGGATTGAATAACAAGAGGGGGACATGAAGGGAATATACATAAGGGAGAAGCTCTCAGGAGCTATGAATATCTCCTCCACTACTGTACTTTAGCATGTACCATCTTCTGTTTGACAAGACAGGTTTTCATTTTGGAGACCTGTCTGGCTCTGGGACTGATGCTTCACTCCTTCCTGCTGTCCTGCTTTGGAACTGAGTTGCAGTCTCCATCATTAACCATTTTAACCATTCAGGGGAGAGTCTGTGTTTCCACACAGAGACCTTCCTTTCAGAAATCACATCCAGGTGAGTCCAGGAGCTCAGTCAGTGCTGCAGGAAGGGTCCAGAGACATAAAAAGCTGAAAAAGTTTCCTGAGAGCAATTCAGCATGGCCCAGAGTGGAGAAAATGCAGGCAAGGCTTGCTTGTTTGTGAGTGTGCTTACTTATGATGCTGAAAAGAGTAATGACAGCTGAACTCAGCAATGCAGGGGTGATCATGGACATTTAAGTGATGGTGACAAAATCCAAATTAAAGGAGGGAATGGTTGGCATAAAATGGTTCCCATACAAGTAGAATGTAAATACAAAGATTTTTCTGAAATTGTGGGCAGTATTAGCTGTGCAGGAATACACACTGAGGAGAGGGTAAGTCTTTTTTAAGATGGGGTGTACTTAAATATATCTCCATATCCATAAGAAAAGACCAGACCAGTTAATTGCTTGCAAATACTTTCTTACAATAGTTGCTCATGAGGCATATGTTTTGCAATTTCTCCCTTCATGCAAGGtaatcagatgaaaaaaataattataaggtGAAAAAAGCATATCAACAAGCTTcccttgcatttattttcttactgcTGAGTGTGGATATACTTGTGGTCTCATtagccatttattttattgtgaattgtgcaacTTCTTTGAGTATATTGGGGTTGgaggattttattttcattttttttgttgtatttcaaatataaaaattagaatttttcatCACCTTTGACGTTTAGATCTTTTATGTATGTAGAGGAGTGTTGGGGgcaattatgaaattttaagtattttgtggGATCAAGTCTGTGGTTATATTGTGTTTGCCTCATTGAACAAAGTTCATCTGTGTGATGTTATTGATTAGCCTTTCATGCATATTTCCAACTTGTTTTCACATGTCTGTTATTCTTCATTATGTTTTGGTCTTTTTTGATAGATCTATTTCCTCAAGTCACCTTCATTCTGGACATCTTTTGGAAGTCATTATCACTTGATTAGATAAcctctactatatatatataatttatatacatggGGATTGAAAGCAGGGcactgcacatgctaggcaagtgctccaccactgagtacATTCCCATCCCTTCATACATTTTGATatgagataaaattataaaattagatgGTTACAACTTTATTATATTCTCTTACATCTAggtctttgaaaattaaattattaatccatcttGAAATCACTTAAATTGCTGCCATGGtccttttgattttgttgtttgGAAACCACTCAATTTGGCTTGGTTTTATACCCTTGCCattctaactttttattttccttaaatttgtTTCTATATAACGTATGTGTTTTCACACTTTTGTGAAAACGTGAAGATGAGCAAAGCAGTTGAATTCTCTGCCTTTGGATTTTAAACTGTACTGGTGAAGACGGAGAATGATGAAACGTGGATGATACGATGCCCTCAGGGATTAATTAGAGGAAGGATGTCTTCAGCTAAACAGAGAATTGTTGTGGTGTCCTGGCATGGAATTTTATAGAGTCTTATTGACCATGATAAGACTGAAGGCTAGAATATACCCATGGGACtcaaaagtaaagtaaaatatcCAAGCCTCAGACCTACAAATACTGAAGAGAAGGTGTCacctgagaaaagagaaagagactctGGCTGCCCATTGTCAGACCACATGAAAACCAGTGGGTCAAACAGATATGGACCAGGCACTGGAGGAGCAAACCTTTCATTGTCTCATATAAAGTGTTTCAGTTCACTCTTTCTGcatctctttcctcctttgaattgttgatttctttctctgttgGGGTGTTCAATCTGCAAGTGTCTTGACACTGAAAAGGTATCATGTCTTTTGTCTtatctgtaaatttatttttgctgtttattatttttaaggagtGTCAAGGGCGTAGAGCAGCAGTTGGGCTGTACCTGTAATTAAgaaaatcattatatattttttttctattctctcagGAACAACCAGAGTTCATtagatcttttctttctttcttttgtatcccCAGGGGTCTGCTTAATTCTTCTCTCTGTGTTCATTGAGAAGATGCTTCATAGTTTAAAACAAGTTTCTTTAAGGCCACCCAGTACttctcttactttaaaaaaatgtgttctaattagttacccATGACAGTAGTACCCAGTGCTTCTTGACTAATTAATTGACTGTCACTCTGGGGATAAACTCAGGTCTTggacatgttaggcaagcactctgccactgagctattccCCTTGGCCATTCTGCTTTTACATTTGAGACAGTTCCATAGAGTTGTTCATGCTGGCCTCAGACtcacaatcctcatgcctcagcctcctgagtagctggcatcaTGGTGATGGGCCACCAAGACAGACTCATTCATCACCCTCCAACACCATTTCTCATCATTCACCCATTGTTCACTCTGCTCACAACACTGGTTTCCTTGTTAGCCTTGAATAATTGAAACATGCATCTTCCTCGGGGACTTTGCCTTGGCTGTTCCTCCTTCCAACTGCACACAGTCCGAGATACCTCCTGGCTCCCATCTTGTATTCCTTAAGGTCCCTGTTCAAACGTCACTTTGTCTGCTAGTCTTCCCTGAACACCCAGTAAAATAATACCCCATCCACTCTctcctttttatctatttttaattgcaCTTGAAATATAGTTGAATGTATAGGATCTTGACTATCTCCAAATGCCCATGTATTAAAGATTTGGTCCTCAGAGAGGTACTTTCAGAGGTGGTGATACCTTCAAGAAGTGGGGCTTAGTGAGATTCCTTAGATTGTTGGGGGTGTGGCCTCCtccttgctttcttttgcttcctggtcatATAGGAGTGCACTTTTTCCACACAGGCTTCCCTCcaggatattctgcctcaccacaggcccaaatcTGCTGGGTCAGCTGGAAATTTCAAAACTGAGAGCCAGAATAAAActtgattttctcaagtatttgttacagtgatgggAAGGTGACTAACAcagttttccttctccttcatgTGGTGTATGGAATTTGGTGTTTTTTCACACATTATGTCAACAGTGCCTCgttatatttctatttctcaaaTGCATAGAAGAATTtctcaccaaaaataaatgagactggagaacatcatgctacatgaaataatccagactcagaaCGTCAAGGGCAAATgctctctcatatgcagaagcaaGACCAAAGTAAGGGGGACGAGAGAGGAGTCCTGTGAAAGCAGAATACAGATCACTGGAGTAGAGAAGGTGGTGGagcaggaggcaggtgggatgggaaaagggagaaatggtggaatgagattgacCATATTTACCACATACATGTATGAGTACACCATGGTGAATTACACGTTTGTGTATATCTGTAAAGCACtagtttaaaaactataaataaattgaaggaagaccaatagaacaaagaaaaggaaacaaggagggagaaggggaggaaatgGGGAAGTAGCGGGGGTTGAAttggagaaattttatttcatgcatgtatgattaggTCAGAATTAACCACaatattatgtatgactataatgcacttatttaataaaaacattaaacattttttgaatacATGATCTTTGAGTAGATGCTGAACATGAGGCAGAAATTTCTAATCAGAGATAACACGATTAATACTATGAAGGGGACAAGATATATACACCAATGTAGAAGTTAATTGCTTTACTGTAGAAGATTGTGGATGATTCATAGGCCaatggtagcgtgcttgcctaacAGTGACTTTGatacccagcacacacacacgcacacacagataAAACAGGCAGCATTGTGATGGGTGAGTAATGCATTCTTGTGTCCTGTTCTtgtcctctctccttttttttgtaGTCATATCAAACACATGGAACCAGAAAATGGTACACAAATTTCAGAATTCCTTCTTCTGGGATTTTCAGAGCAAGCAGAAATACAGCTTCTTATTTTTGGGCTGTTCCtctccatgtacctggtcactgtgctggggaacctgctcatcatcctggccaccatctcagactcccacctgcacacgcccatgtacttcttcctctccaacctgtcctttgtggacatcttcttcacctccaccaccatccccaagatgctggtgaacatccagacacagagcaagACCATTACCTATGCAGGCTGCATCACCCAGATGTACTTCTTATTGCTTTTTTCAGGATTGGACATCTTTCTGCTGACAGTGATGGCCTATGACAgatatgtggccatctgtcacccacTGCACTACATGATCATCATGAACCACCGTCACTGCAGACTGTTGGTTCTGGAATGCTGGTtcatgagtttcctgaattctttgtTGCATAGCTTCATGGTATTGAGACTTTCCTTCTGCACAGACTTGGAAGTTCCCCATTTTTTCTGTGAACTTAATCAGGTGGTCCACCATGCCTGCTCTGACACCTTTCTTAATGACATGGTGATATATATCACAGCTGTGTTTCTGGCTGTTGGCCCCCTCACCGGCATCCTTTACTCTTACTCTAAGATAGTGTCCTCCATCCGTGCAATCTCATCAGCTCAGGGGAAGTataaagccttctccacctgtgcgtCTCACCTCTCTGTGGTCTCCTTATTTTATTGCACGCTGCTGGGAGTATATCTTAGTTCTGCTGTGACCCAAAACTCACACTCCACTGCAACAGCCTCTttgatgtacactgtggtcacccccatgctgaaccccttcatctacagtctgaggaataAGGACATTAAGAGTGCTCTG from Urocitellus parryii isolate mUroPar1 chromosome 3, mUroPar1.hap1, whole genome shotgun sequence carries:
- the LOC144253865 gene encoding olfactory receptor 7A17-like, producing the protein MEPENGTQISEFLLLGFSEQAEIQLLIFGLFLSMYLVTVLGNLLIILATISDSHLHTPMYFFLSNLSFVDIFFTSTTIPKMLVNIQTQSKTITYAGCITQMYFLLLFSGLDIFLLTVMAYDRYVAICHPLHYMIIMNHRHCRLLVLECWFMSFLNSLLHSFMVLRLSFCTDLEVPHFFCELNQVVHHACSDTFLNDMVIYITAVFLAVGPLTGILYSYSKIVSSIRAISSAQGKYKAFSTCASHLSVVSLFYCTLLGVYLSSAVTQNSHSTATASLMYTVVTPMLNPFIYSLRNKDIKSALRRLLGRTPRREPIHPPQ